TCATGTATGAAGGGACCAAAAAGACAGTCGCATTGACGCTGGATGGCGAAGAAAGAGTCATTAAGACACACGCAAATACAATCCAAGATATATTTAATGATCTCAAAATTTCATTGCGCTCAGAGGATTATTTATCGCTGGCGGCAGACACAGAGGTGAAAAACAACCTATCAATCGTGTGGAAGCCGGCAAAACAGGTAGAGCTGATACAAGATCAGGAAAAGAAAACGTATTGGACAGCAGCCGATACTGTAGAAGAGTTCCTGAAAGAACAGAATATCGCTATAAATGAACACGACAAGTTAAACCCAAACCCAGACGCTAAATTAAAGCAAGATTTGAAGATTGCCATTCAAAGAGCTTTCCCGCTCAAGCTTGTAGTAGGCGGAAAAGAGCAAGATGTATGGTCGACTTCGACTACGGTCGCTGACTTTTTATCACAGCAAGGAATCACACTGAACGAATTGGACCGTGTTGAACCTGGATTAAAGCAGACAGTCACAAAAGATGCCATGATTAATGTCATTCGCGTTGAAAAAGTCACCGATGTAGTGGAAGAACCAATTAGCTATGCAGTCGTTACGAAAAATGACAGCAAACTGGAAAAAGGGAAACAGAAAGTCGTAACAGAAGGTCAGGAAGGCCTACTTTCCAAGGAATATGAAGTCGTCCTTGAAAACGGCAAGGAAGTATCAAGAAAACTGATCAGTGAAAAGAAATTGAAAGAAAAACAGGATAAAGTCGTGGCAATGGGAACGAAGGTCATCGTAGCTCAAGTTTCCCGTGGTTCAAGTGAACCGGCAGGGAAGGAATTCTATGTTTCATCCACAGCCTACACTGCTAACTGCAACGGCTGCTCCGGTTATACAGCAACCGGCATCAATCTAAGAGCGAATCCTAACATAAAGGTCATCGCAGTGGATCCAAGTGTCATTCCTTTAGGCACAAAGGTATATGTTGAAGGCTACGGCTAT
The window above is part of the Mesobacillus jeotgali genome. Proteins encoded here:
- a CDS encoding ubiquitin-like domain-containing protein — encoded protein: MKNLFSKTLSKKKLVIFSASFLVFAAALGIFMYEGTKKTVALTLDGEERVIKTHANTIQDIFNDLKISLRSEDYLSLAADTEVKNNLSIVWKPAKQVELIQDQEKKTYWTAADTVEEFLKEQNIAINEHDKLNPNPDAKLKQDLKIAIQRAFPLKLVVGGKEQDVWSTSTTVADFLSQQGITLNELDRVEPGLKQTVTKDAMINVIRVEKVTDVVEEPISYAVVTKNDSKLEKGKQKVVTEGQEGLLSKEYEVVLENGKEVSRKLISEKKLKEKQDKVVAMGTKVIVAQVSRGSSEPAGKEFYVSSTAYTANCNGCSGYTATGINLRANPNIKVIAVDPSVIPLGTKVYVEGYGYAIAADKGSAIKGNKIDVFFASKSDAYRWGRKKVKIKILN